Proteins from a single region of Pyrus communis chromosome 6, drPyrComm1.1, whole genome shotgun sequence:
- the LOC137736934 gene encoding serine/threonine-protein kinase STN7, chloroplastic: MAATVAAGGVSVGTAKLRPHQSKPTSPFLGKKLKIRPTLESQQRSSRITILNPKTLLVFASGGGELIHAVNDLFLGVGVGLPCTVMECGDIIYRSTLPKSDGLTLTAPGAVLALGALSYLWATPGVAPGFFDMFVLAFIERLFRPTYKKDDFVLGKKLGEGAFGVVYKVSLANKKSSSKKEGDLVLKKATEYGAVEIWMNERVRRACANSCADFLYGFLESSSAKKGPEYWLIWRFEGEATLYDLMQSKEFPYNVETMILGKVQDLPKGLERENRIIQTIMRQLLFALDGLHSTGIVHRDIKPQNVIFSEGSRIFKIIDLGAAADLRVGINYIPKEFLLDPRYAAPEQYIMSTQTPSAPSAPVATALSPVLWQMNLPDRFDIYSAGLIFLQMAVPSLRSDNSLIQFNRQLKRCDYDLVAWRKAAEPRASADLRRGFELLDLDGGIGWELLTSMVRYKARQRISAKTALAYPYFDKEGLLALSLMQNLRLQVFRYTQQDYGEAAKWIIRLMARSGTTQDGGFTEAELQDLKELDPTSKKKASALGRNALASALRLQRKIVKTLNESMDEINSRRKSLWWSRWIPRGD; this comes from the exons ATGGCTGCCACTGTCGCAGCCGGCGGAGTTAGCGTGGGGACGGCCAAGCTCCGTCCTCACCAGTCAAAACCCACCTCCCCGTTTCTCGGCAAAAAACTCAAAATCAGACCTACCTTGGAATCCCAGCAACGCAGTTCGAGAATCACAATCTTAAACCCCAAAACGCTGCTGGTTTTCGCGTCCGGCGGCGGCGAGTTGATCCACGCCGTCAACGACCTGTTTCTGGGGGTGGGAGTGGGGCTGCCGTGCACGGTGATGGAGTGCGGCGACATCATATACAGAAGCACTCTTCCCAAATCCGATGGCTTGACGCTCACGGCCCCGGGTGCTGTTCTGGCTCTGGGCGCCCTGTCGTATCTCTGGGCCACCCCCGGCGTGGCTCCGGGGTTCTTTGACATGTTTGTGCTTGCTTTTATTGAGAGGCTCTTCAGACCCACTTACAAAAAG GATGATTTTGTTTTGGGGAAAAAGTTGGGGGAAGGTGCTTTTGGAGTTGTTTACAAAGTTTCGTTGGCTAACAAGAAGTCTTCTTCCAAG AAAGAAGGCGACTTGGTGTTGAAAAAGGCTACTGAATACGGCGCGGTGGAGATTTGGATGAACGAGCGTGTGCGAAGGGCGTGTGCGAACAGCTGTGCTGATTTTTTGTACGGCTTTCTTGAG AGTTCTTCTGCAAAGAAAGGACCTGAATATTGGCTTATATGGCGGTTTGAAGGGGAGGCCACTCTTTATGATTTGATGCAAAGTAAAGAGTTTCCGTACAAT GTAGAAACAATGATTCTTGGAAAGGTTCAGGACTTGCCGAAGGGTTTGGAAAGGGAAAACAGAATCATACAAACGATAATGAGACAGCTCTTATTCGCACTGGATGGTCTTCATTCAACTGGGATTGTGCATAGGGACATAAAGCCACAGAATGTTATTTTCTCTGAAG GCTCTCGTATATTCAAGATCATTGATCTTGGAGCTGCAGCAGACTTGCGAGTCGGCATCAACTACATCCCAAAGGAGTTTCTTTTGGATCCAAG ATATGCTGCACCAGAGCAATACATCATGAGCACACAAACGCCATCTGCACCTTCTGCTCCTGTGGCAACAGCACTTTCCCCAGTTCTCTGGCAG ATGAATTTACCGGATAGATTTGATATCTACAGTGCCGGTCTCATATTCCTACAAATG GCCGTCCCATCATTACGCAGTGACAACAGCCTAATACAATTCAACCGTCAGCTAAAAAGGTGCGATTATGACTTGGTTGCGTGGAGAAAAGCCGCCGAGCCCCGAGCTAGTGCTGATCTACGAAgaggttttgagttgttggatttGGATGGTGGCATTGGATGGGAGCTCCTGACATCAATGGTTCGGTACAAAGCGAGACAAAGAATCAGTGCGAAAACAGCCTTAGCGTATCCCTACTTTGACAAGGAAGGACTGTTGGCTCTGTCCTTGATGCAGAACCTGAGGTTGCAAGTGTTTCGATATACACAACAAGATTATGGGGAGGCTGCCAAATGGATTATTAGGCTAATGGCACGATCAGGAACCACGCAGGATGGTGGCTTCACAGAAGCTGAGCTCCAGGACCTTAAA GAATTGGATCCTACTAGTAAGAAGAAGGCAAGTGCACTGGGAAGGAATGCTTTGGCTTCAGCTCTTCGGCTGCAGAGGAAGATTGTGAAGACGTTGAACGAGAGCATGGATGAGATCAACAGCCGTCGGAAGAGTCTCTGGTGGAGCAGGTGGATCCCAAGAGGGGATTGA
- the LOC137737552 gene encoding SUPPRESSOR OF GAMMA RESPONSE 1-like: MAGPSWLFDKNRIATKIRSASGSYDSVGIKWQSNPTKSCPKCHYMIDNSDVAQEWPGLPKGVKFDPTDQEIIWHLLAKSGVGDQKPHPFIDEFILTVDDDEGICCSHPRKLPNVKLDGSPSHFFHRAIKAYNTGTRKRRKIHDGDGDVRWHKTGRTKPVILDGVQKGCKKIMVLYMSTVRGGKPVKTNWVMHQYHLGIEEDEKDGEYVISKIYYQQQEAKQADKTDQDVPESIDAVITKVDPVTPNLVTPEPPRAEQKLGDFDLGLDTPAPSRDPFLQYRVEDGAEDEVHPDVDSALDEAHPEVNRAEDVRPESEIPDDYDQHKVENQADEVINNTENIDHAQEDPKWWDNESQNLLDSQQLVEGLSLCDELLQSQSPNRGGHENGEQAHVKPRLADYAKLGPEDLKKDLEACQNIVLDPANIMDLDTPPDFRLSQLEFGSQESFLSWGGKVAD; encoded by the exons ATGGCTGG GCCATCATggttgtttgacaaaaatagaATTGCAACAAAAATCAGGAGTGCATCTGGAAGCTATGATTCTGTTGGAATCAAATGGCAAAGCAACCCAACTAAATCTTGTCCAAAATGCCATTATATGATTGACAATAGTGAT GTTGCTCAAGAGTGGCCGGGTTTACCCAAGGGtgtaaaatttgatccaactgaTCAAGAGATTATATGGCACTTACTTGCAAAATCTGGTGTAGGTGATCAAAAACCCCATCCTTTTATTGATGAGTTTATTCTAACTGTTGACGACGACGAAGGAATCTGTTGTTCCCATCCTAGGAAACTACCTA atGTTAAGCTAGATGGAAGTCCATCCCACTTCTTTCATAGAGCAATTAAGGCTTACAATACTGGAACACGAAAGCGGCGAAAGATAcatgatggtgatggtgatgtcCGCTGGCACAAGACTGGAAGGACTAAGCCAGTGATATTGGATGGAGTACAAAAAGGGTGCAAGAAGATTATGGTTCTTTACATGAGCACGGTCAGAGGAGGAAAACCTGTGAAAACCAACTGGGTTATGCATCAATATCACCTAGGCATTGAGGAGGATGAGAAGGATGGAGAGTATGTTATATCAAAAATATATTACCAGCAGCAGGAAGCCAAGCAAGCTGATAAAACTGACCAAGATGTTCCTGAAAGTATTGATGCGGTGATCACAAAGGTAGATCCAGTCACTCCCAATTTGGTTACTCCTGAACCTCCGCGCGCTGAACAAAAGCTTGGTGATTTTGATTTGGGACTGGATACTCCTGCTCCTTCCAGAGATCCCTTTCTTCag TATCGTGTGGAAGACGGTGCTGAAGATGAAGTGCATCCTGATGTTGACTCTGCTTTGGATGAAGCTCATCCCGAGGTGAACCGTGCTGAAGATGTTCGCCCTGAATCTGAAATTCCTGACGATTATGATCAACACAAGGTAGAAAACCAAGCCGATGAAGTAATTAATAACACTGAAAACATTGATCATGCTCAGGAAGATCCAAAATGGTGGGACAATGAGTCACAGAACCTTCTGGATTCGCAACAACTTGTGGAAGGGTTGTCTCTGTGTGATGAGCTCCTTCAGAGCCAATCTCCAAATAGGGGTGGGCATGAAAATGGTGAACAAGCACATGTCAAACCCCGTCTTGCTGATTACGCTAAACTAGGACCTGAGGATTTAAAGAAGGATCTAGAGGCGTGCCAAAATATTGTCCTTGATCCTGCTAATATTATGGACCTTGATACACCTCCGGATTTCCGACTCAGCCAGCTG GAATTTGGGTCACAGGAGAGTTTCCTTTCTTGGGGTGGCAAGGTGGCTGACTGA
- the LOC137736935 gene encoding probable galacturonosyltransferase-like 3 translates to MRIAHNPFRVPQHQHDIPKLPPTQDNINIPSPSSNPERQSRVYPSNFDSLIPKFPLKTPRTNETMPPGHGPLHLLLAALFLAAAVQFPANSASVELPKFREAPAFRNGRGCPRTVWSSLDQNSHYDPSIIHIAMTLDTTYLRGSVAGVFSVLRHATCPENIVFHFIAASHRSRRSSDLHHVITSTFPYLTFHLYQFDSNLVRGKISYSVRRALDQPLNYARIYLADLLPSGVRRIIYFDSDLIVVDDVARLWRIDLGRRVLGAPEYCHANFTNYFTPKFWSNAGFAAEFKGRSACYFNTGVMVIDLWKWREGKYTQKLEHWMRVQKRCRIYELGSLPPFLLVFAGDVEGVEHRWNQHGLGGDNVEGLCRDLHSGPVSLLHWSGKGKPWLRLDSKQPCPLDSLWAPYDLYRDHRHSSLFSDI, encoded by the coding sequence ATGCGGATTGCTCACAATCCATTCCGGGTCCCACAACACCAGCATGACATACCCAAATTACCCCCAACTCAAGATAACATTAACATCCCTTCTCCCTCCTCCAATCCCGAAAGGCAAAGCAGAGTCTACCCTTCGAATTTTGACTCTTTAATTCCGAAATTCCCACTCAAAACTCCCCGCACCAACGAGACCATGCCACCGGGCCATGGTCCTCTCCACCTTCTCCTCGCCGCCCTCTTCCTGGCTGCAGCCGTACAATTTCCGGCGAATTCCGCCTCCGTCGAGCTCCCCAAGTTCCGAGAAGCACCTGCATTCCGCAACGGACGAGGATGCCCCCGAACCGTATGGTCCTCGTTGGACCAGAACTCCCACTACGATCCCTCCATCATCCACATCGCCATGACATTGGACACCACCTACCTCCGCGGCTCCGTTGCCGGCGTCTTCTCCGTCCTCCGTCACGCTACCTGCCCCGAAAACATAGTCTTCCACTTCATCGCCGCCTCCCACCGCAGTCGCCGCTCCTCCGACCTCCACCACGTCATCACCTCCACCTTCCCTTACCTCACATTCCACCTCTACCAGTTCGACTCCAACCTCGTCCGGGGCAAGATCTCATACTCCGTCCGCCGCGCCCTTGATCAGCCGCTGAACTACGCGCGCATCTACCTCGCAGATCTCCTCCCATCGGGCGTCCGCCGCATCATCTACTTCGACTCCGACCTCATCGTCGTCGACGACGTGGCGAGGCTGTGGCGGATCGACCTCGGGCGGCGCGTGCTGGGGGCGCCGGAGTACTGCCACGCCAATTTCACCAACTATTTCACCCCGAAATTCTGGTCGAACGCGGGGTTCGCGGCGGAGTTCAAGGGGCGGAGCGCGTGCTACTTCAACACCGGGGTGATGGTGATCGATCTGTGGAAGTGGAGGGAGGGCAAGTACACGCAGAAGCTGGAGCACTGGATGCGGGTGCAGAAACGGTGTCGTATCTACGAGCTGGGTTCGCTGCCGCCGTTTCTGCTGGTGTTCGCGGGTGATGTGGAGGGGGTGGAGCACAGGTGGAACCAGCATGGCCTTGGCGGTGACAACGTGGAGGGGCTGTGTAGGGACCTCCATTCCGGCCCAGTCAGCCTGCTGCACTGGAGCGGGAAAGGGAAGCCGTGGCTGAGGCTGGACTCGAAGCAGCCGTGTCCGTTGGATAGCTTGTGGGCCCCGTATGATCTGTATCGTGACCATCGTCACTCGTCACTGTTCTCTGATATCTGA
- the LOC137738072 gene encoding small polypeptide DEVIL 4-like — protein sequence MKIGSSGSMAGSKRRLSSSSSKGLGGVLRQQRARLYIIRRCVVMLLCWHD from the coding sequence ATGAAGATTGGCAGCTCTGGCAGCATGGCAGGCAGCAAGAGAAGGCTGTCTTCGTCGTCAAGCAAAGGACTCGGAGGGGTCCTGCGACAGCAAAGAGCCAGGCTTTACATCATCAGGAGGTGTGTCGTCATGCTCCTCTGTTGGCATGATTGA
- the LOC137737660 gene encoding receptor-like protein 4, whose translation MTAVVFLLLSLFFSSSSSSASPPPYPYGGVAYHIDSGSTTDQTDPFNTTWLADRFFTGGASAIVSEPLQFHHPQEQTLRYFPSSSGKKNCYIIPNLPSGRYYIRTFTVYDNYDGKSHSPSFDVSVEGTVVFSWRSPWPEDLARTGAYSDLFAFVSDSDADVCFYSIATDPPVIGSLQLFRVDPDSYDAVTLGKDYILVNYGRFTCGSDQFGPGFSNDTDLFGRSWQSDKDFRSTSDESTVRSITTRNTIANTDQGPNYFPMKLYQSAAVVGGKALEYELQVDAKLDYLLWFHFAEIDSSVTRAGQRVFDILIDGKNVKRIDIFKEVGSFAAYSWNYTVKNLSSNALSVKLQNVVGAVLISGLENYALVPVDVSTVPEQVVAMKALKESLRVPDRMGWNGDPCAPSNWVTWEGVSCQQNKNGTALVISGIDLGSQGLKGFISDQISLLSNLVSLNLSSNSLEGVLPSGLGQKTLHRLDLSNNQFTGPIPQSLATSNLQLVLLNNNLLEGQVPEELYSVGVHGGAIDLYGNKGLCGVPSLPDCPLFWENGGLSKKGKIAIAVSCVLVFCLVMLALYIFCIRRRRNDYDFGLPQDLMSLSANKRNRYQRQKSLMLLEMESQHAKALTPFTPQ comes from the exons atgaCCGCCGTCGTCTTCCTGCtcctctccctcttcttctcctcctcctcctcctccgcttCTCCACCGCCTTATCCCTACG GTGGAGTCGCCTACCACATAGACTCCGGCAGCACCACCGACCAAACCGACCCATTCAACACCACCTGGCTCGCCGATCGCTTTTTCACAGGCGGCGCATCCGCCATCGTCTCCGAGCCCCTCCAATTCCACCACCCCCAGGAGCAGACCCTCCGCTACTTCCCTTCATCTTCCGGCAAAAAGAACTGCTATATAATCCCCAATTTGCCCTCCGGCCGCTACTACATCCGCACCTTCACCGTCTACGACAACTACGACGGTAAGTCACACTCCCCCTCCTTCGACGTCTCCGTTGAGGGAACTGTGGTCTTTTCCTGGCGCTCCCCGTGGCCCGAGGACCTCGCCCGCACCGGAGCCTACTCGGATCTCTTCGCTTTCGTCTCCGACTCAGACGCCGATGTCTGCTTCTATAGCATTGCCACCGACCCTCCCGTCATTGGATCCCTCCAGCTCTTCCGGGTTGACCCGGATTCCTACGACGCCGTTACCCTCGGCAAAGACTACATTCTCGTCAACTACGGCCGGTTCACCTGCGGCTCCGATCAGTTTGGCCCAGGCTTCAGCAACGACACCGACCTCTTCGGCCGCTCATGGCAAAGCGACAAGGATTTCCGATCCACCAGCGACGAATCCACCGTCCGATCCATCACCACCAGAAACACCATTGCCAACACCGACCAGGGCCCTAACTATTTTCCGATGAAATTGTACCAATCGGCAGCGGTCGTCGGCGGCAAAGCCCTGGAGTACGAATTGCAGGTGGACGCGAAGCTCGATTACTTGTTGTGGTTCCATTTCGCGGAGATCGATTCGAGCGTGACGAGGGCGGGGCAGAGAGTGTTCGACATTCTCATCGATGGCAAGAATGTGAAGCGAATTGACATATTCAAGGAGGTGGGGAGCTTCGCGGCATATTCATGGAATTACACAGTGAAGAACTTGAGTAGTAATGCTCTGAGTGTGAAGCTTCAGAATGTCGTCGGCGCGGTGTTGATCAGCGGGCTCGAAAACTACGCTCTGGTTCCTGTTGATGTTTCCACTGTTCCAGAACAAG TGGTTGCTATGAAAGCGTTGAAGGAATCGCTTCGAGTTCCCGATCGGATGGGGTGGAATGGTGATCCATGTGCTCCGTCCAATTGGGTTACTTGGGAGGGAGTTTCGTGCCAGCAAAATAAGAATGGAACTGCCCTCGTCATATCTGGAAT TGATCTTGGAAGTCAAGGATTGAAAGGGTTTATCAGTGACCAGATTAGTCTCTTGTCGAACTTGGTAAGCCT GAACTTAAGCTCCAATTCTTTGGAGGGCGTATTACCATCTGGGCTAGGCCAAAAAACTCTCCATAGGCT GGATTTGTCGAACAATCAATTTACTGGGCCTATACCGCAGAGTTTAGCGACTTCAAATCTCCAGCTTGT GTTACTGAACAATAACTTATTGGAAGGCCAAGTTCCAGAGGAGCTCTATTCTGTTGGTGTGCATGGTGGAGCAATTGA TCTTTATGGTAACAAAGGTTTGTGCGGTGTACCATCTTTGCCCGATTGTCCTTTGTTTTGGGAAAACGGAGGCTTATCTAAGAAGGGTAAAATTGCGATAGCCGTATCCTGCGTTCTTGTTTTTTGTCTGGTCATGTTGGCATTGTACATTTTCTGCATCCGAAGGCGTAGGAATGATTATGACTTTGGCCTGCCGCAAGACTTAATGT CACTTTCTGCTAATAAGAGAAACAGGTATCAAAGACAGAAGTCCCTGATGCTTCTTGAGATGGAGAGCCAACATGCCAAGGCATTAACACCATTTACTCCCCAATAA
- the LOC137737187 gene encoding transcriptional repressor ILP1-like translates to MSSRSRNFRRRADDGDDQNDDANDTTTAVKSSSKPSSASSSKPKKPQNQAPKLLSFVDDEENAAAPSRSASSSKREKPSSRPGKPSSAHKLTALKDRLAHSSSASTSVPSNVQPQAGTYTKEALRELQKNTRTLASSRPSSEPTIVLKGLVKPTDSISDTLRKARELDSDSDEKHEKERGSLFNREKDDAEARLASMGIDKGKSSPGLFPDQATIDAIRAKRERLRKSRAAAPDFISLDSGSNHGAAEGLSDEEPEFRGRIAMFGDKMDGSKKGVFEDVDDRAVDAGLRQESVEDGDEEDEEEKIWEEEQFRKGLGKRVDDGVVSTSAPAVPSVPQPKATYSAVTGYSLAQSVPVGPSIGGAIGASQGSNVMSIKAQADIARKALEENFMKLKASHGRTMLSLTKTDENLSASLLNITALEKSLSAADEKYQFMQKLRDFVSSICDFLQVKAPYIEELEAEMQKVHEQRASSTLERRSADDDEMMEVEAAVKAAMSIFSKEGSSAEVIAAAKSAAQAASAALREQTNLPVKLDEFGRDMNLKKRMDMKGRYEARQRRKVRYDSKRLSSMDVDSSHRTIEGESSTDESDSESQVYHKHRQLVLDTAGKVFDDAAEEYSQLSVVKERFEDWKGEYASSYRDAYMSLSVPTIFSPYVRLELLKWDPLRDKTDFLNMNWHSLLMDYGLLEDGNDLASDDADANLVPDLVEKVALPILHHQVVYCWNILSMRETENAVAATSLVTDYVPPSSEALADLLGAIRTRLADAVTNLTVPTWSPLVLTAVPDAARLAAYRFGMSVRLMKNICLWKEILASPILEKLAIEELLCGKVLPHVRSIAANVHDAVTRTERIVASLSGVWAGSNLTGDRSRKLQSLVDYVLSLGRTLEKKHSLGVTQSETGGLARRLKKMLVDLNQYDKARDIARTFNLKETL, encoded by the exons ATGAGCAGCAGATCCAGAAACTTCCGCCGCCGCGCCGACGACGGCGACGATCAAAACGACGACGCAAATGACACCACAACCGCAGTTAAATCCTCATCAAAACCCTCTTCCGCCTCCTCGTCAAAGCCCAAGAAGCCACAGAACCAAGCCCCGAAGCTTCTCAGCTTCGTTGACGACGAAGAAAACGCAGCCGCCCCGTCCCGCTCCGCCTCTTCTTCCAAACGCGAGAAGCCCTCCTCCCGTCCCGGCAAGCCTTCTTCAGCTCATAAGTTGACGGCTCTCAAAGACCGTCTCGCTCATTCGTCTTCCGCGTCCACTTCCGTGCCGTCCAACGTTCAGCCACAAGCAGGTACCTACACGAAAGAAGCGCTCCGTGAGCTGCAGAAGAACACGCGAACCCTAGCCAGCTCCCGACCTTCCTCCGAGCCCACCATTGTTCTGAAGGGCCTTGTCAAACCCACGGACTCAATCTCCGATACGCTGAGAAAAGCCCGGGAGTTGGACTCCGATTCCGACGAGAAGCATGAGAAGGAAAGGGGTAGTTTGTTTAATAGGGAAAAGGACGATGCGGAGGCCCGATTGGCCTCGATGGGAATTGACAAGGGCAAGAGCTCACCTGGTTTGTTTCCTGATCAAGCCACCATCGATGCAATTCGGGCAAAGAGGGAACGGCTGAGGAAATCGAGGGCAGCAGCCCCGGATTTTATCTCATTGGATTCAGGGAGTAATCATGGCGCTGCGGAAGGATTGAGTGATGAGGAACCAGAGTTTCGAGGCAGAATTGCAATGTTTGGGGATAAGATGGACGGTTCTAAAAAGGGGGTCTTTGAGGATGTTGATGATAGGGCAGTGGATGCTGGATTGAGGCAGGAAAGTGTCGAAGATGGTGAtgaagaggatgaggaagagaagaTTTGGGAAGAAGAGCAGTTTAGGAAAGGGTTGGGAAAGAGGGTGGATGACGGGGTGGTCAGTACTAGCGCTCCTGCGGTTCCTAGTGTGCCCCAGCCAAAGGCTACCTACTCTGCAGTGACGGGTTATAGTTTGGCACAGAGTGTGCCTGTTGGGCCAAGTATAGGAGGGGCAATTGGAGCATCACAAGGTTCGAATGTGATGTCCATAAAGGCGCAGGCGGACATTGCTAGGAAAGCTTTGGAAGAAAATTTCATGAAGCTTAAG GCAAGTCATGGCAGAACCATGTTGTCACTGACTAAGACTGATGAAAATTTGTCTGCCTCGCTGTTGAATATTACTGCTCTCGAGAAGTCTCTGTCTGCTGCTGATGAGAAGTACCAGTTCATGCAAAAGCTTCGCGATTTTGTCTCTTCCATATGTGACTTTTTGCAG GTTAAAGCTCCCTATATAGAAGAGCTTGAAGCAGAAATGCAGAAAGTTCATGAACAACGTGCGTCATCTACTTTGGAGAGGAGAAGTGCTGATGATGATGAAATGATGGAAGTAGAAGCAGCTGTAAAAGCAGCAATGTCTATCTTCAGTAAAGAAGGTAGCAGTGCTGAAGTAATTGCAGCTGCTAAAAGTGCAGCACAAGCGGCATCTGCTGCTTTGAGAGAACAAACAAATCTACCAGTGAAGTTAGACGAATTTGGTAGAGATATGAACCTTAAGAAACGTATGGATATGAAAGGGAGGTATGAGGCTCGACAACGCAGGAAAGTACGGTACGACTCTAAGAGACTGTCATCCATGGATGTGGACAGTTCCCATCGAACAATAGAAGGAGAATCAAGCACTGATGAGAGTGACAGTGAGAGTCAAGTATACCATAAACACCGCCAGTTGGTGCTCGACACTGCAGGTAAAGTATTCGATGATGCAGCAGAGGAATATTCTCAACTTTCAGTGGTCAAAGAAAGGTTTGAAGACTGGAAGGGAGAGTATGCATCAAGCTACCGTGATGCTTATATGTCTTTAAGTGTTCCTACTATTTTCTCTCCCTATGTGCGGCTGGAGCTTTTGAAGTGGGACCCCCTCCGTGATAAAACAGATTTTCTAAACATGAACTG GCATTCATTGTTAATGGACTATGGTTTACTGGAGGATGGAAATGATTTGGCATCAGATGATGCTGATGCTAACCTTGTCCCTGATCTGGTGGAAAAGGTTGCTTTACCCATTTTGCATCACCAAGTTGTTTACTGTTGGAACATTCTCAGTATGCGAGAGACAGAGAATGCAGTTGCTGCCACAAGTTTGGTAACAGATTACGTTCCACCTTCTAGTGAGGCTCTTGCAGATTTATTAGGTGCTATTCGCACCCGTCTGGCTGATGCTGTCACTAATCTTACG GTCCCGACATGGAGCCCGCTTGTATTGACAGCAGTGCCAGATGCGGCACGGCTGGCAGCATATCGATTCGGTATGTCTGTTCGTTTGATGAAAAATATCTGCTTGTGGAAGGAAATCCTTGCTTCTCCCATTCTAGAGAAGCTTGCCATTGAGGAGCTGTTGTGTGGTAAAGTTCTACCTCATGTTCGAAGCATTGCCGCAAATGTGCATGATGCTGTTACAAGAACTGAAAGGATTGTTGCTTCTCTATCTGGGGTGTGGGCAGGTTCAAACCTCACAGGGGACCGCAG CCGTAAGTTGCAATCGCTGGTGGATTATGTGCTCTCGTTGGGTAGGACTCTGGAGAAGAAGCATTCGCTTGGTGTGACACAAAGTGAAACTGGTGGACTTGCCCGTAGATTAAAGAAAATGCTGGTTGATCTGAACCAGTATGACAAGGCTAGGGACATAGCAAGGACATTCAATCTTAAGGAGACATTGTGA